The following are encoded together in the Saliniramus fredricksonii genome:
- a CDS encoding acyl-CoA thioesterase codes for MNMFGMDDWQALIADERVLVTRDILRYNDMDDNGHLNNSVFTVLCESGRVDYFRKRVTPHLPGNTFFVIARIAIDFKAEAFYPGEALTATWLEHLGRSSLRVRQKIMSADKLVAEAEGVCVVMDQTTRKPFPIPDATRAALEPLLREG; via the coding sequence ATGAATATGTTCGGCATGGATGACTGGCAGGCGCTGATTGCGGATGAACGCGTGCTCGTGACGCGCGACATCTTGCGCTACAACGACATGGACGATAACGGCCATCTCAACAATTCGGTCTTCACCGTCCTGTGCGAATCGGGCCGGGTGGATTATTTCCGCAAGCGGGTGACCCCGCATCTGCCGGGCAATACCTTCTTCGTGATCGCGCGCATCGCCATCGACTTCAAGGCCGAGGCCTTCTATCCGGGGGAGGCGCTGACCGCGACCTGGCTCGAACATCTGGGCCGCTCGTCGCTGCGCGTGCGCCAGAAGATCATGAGCGCGGACAAGCTCGTTGCCGAGGCAGAAGGCGTCTGCGTGGTGATGGATCAGACCACGCGCAAACCCTTCCCCATCCCCGACGCGACGCGCGCGGCGCTTGAGCCGCTTCTGCGCGAGGGCTGA
- a CDS encoding threonine aldolase family protein produces MNFASDNIMGASEPVLRALVEANAGPLPAYGDDPLTQEIEARLGAIFEREVAVFLCATGTGANALALSALVPPWGLCVCHREAHVIDDECGAPEFFMHAAKLAGLPGTGAKLAPETLESWLAGLSSSVKQMPPKALSLSQLTECGTAYGRDEIAALSAIAHRNGMKVHMDGARFANALESLGCTPAQMTWQAGIDVLTFGATKNGCLAAEAIIFFNPQDAKAMPWLRKRGGHTLSKGRLLAAQFKGYLDDDHWRDNARHANAMAARLADGLTGQGLRLAWQRAGNEVFVVMKQAQAEALRGQGCAFHPWTATNLAPDDALGPDEGIYRLVTSFATQEAMVDRFLTLVDRTM; encoded by the coding sequence ATGAATTTCGCCAGCGACAACATCATGGGGGCCAGCGAGCCCGTGCTGCGGGCCCTGGTCGAAGCCAATGCCGGACCGTTGCCGGCTTATGGCGACGATCCGCTGACGCAGGAGATCGAGGCACGGCTCGGTGCGATCTTCGAGCGCGAGGTCGCCGTCTTTCTCTGTGCGACCGGGACCGGCGCCAACGCGCTGGCACTCTCCGCGCTGGTACCGCCCTGGGGGCTGTGCGTCTGCCATCGCGAGGCGCATGTGATCGACGATGAATGCGGTGCGCCGGAATTCTTCATGCATGCGGCCAAGCTCGCCGGACTGCCGGGCACGGGGGCAAAGCTCGCGCCGGAGACCCTGGAGAGCTGGCTGGCGGGTCTTTCATCCAGCGTCAAGCAGATGCCGCCGAAGGCGCTGAGTCTGTCGCAGCTGACCGAATGCGGCACGGCCTATGGCCGCGACGAGATCGCCGCGCTCTCGGCGATCGCCCATCGCAACGGCATGAAGGTGCATATGGACGGGGCGCGTTTCGCCAATGCACTGGAAAGTCTGGGCTGCACGCCGGCCCAGATGACCTGGCAGGCGGGGATCGACGTGCTCACCTTCGGCGCCACCAAGAACGGCTGCCTCGCGGCGGAAGCCATCATCTTCTTCAATCCGCAGGACGCGAAGGCGATGCCCTGGCTGCGCAAGCGCGGCGGGCATACCCTGTCCAAGGGCAGGCTGCTGGCCGCACAGTTCAAGGGCTATCTCGATGATGATCACTGGCGCGACAATGCCCGTCACGCCAACGCCATGGCCGCCCGCCTCGCCGACGGGCTCACCGGGCAAGGCCTGCGTCTCGCCTGGCAGCGTGCGGGCAACGAGGTCTTCGTGGTCATGAAGCAGGCGCAGGCTGAGGCGTTGCGCGGGCAGGGCTGTGCCTTCCATCCCTGGACGGCGACGAATCTCGCCCCGGACGACGCGCTGGGCCCGGATGAAGGCATCTACCGGCTGGTCACGTCCTTCGCCACGCAGGAGGCCATGGTCGACCGCTTCCTCACGCTGGTCGACAGGACCATGTGA
- a CDS encoding ArsR/SmtB family transcription factor, whose protein sequence is MRPEQNLSMNEALVALRAAGEETRLRILALLSAGELSVSDLTDILGQSQPRISRHLKLLVESGLVERHREGAWAFFRLADRATATQLLHPLLDALDGADRHVAADKARLQAKRRQRAEAAQAYFARIAPKWDELRSLHAAESDVEKAVAEVIGEKPVLNLIDLGTGTGRMLGRLAPLAARAVGLDASHAMLSVARANLEKSGVGRVELRQGDIHAPPVEENAFDLVIIHQVLHYLDDPARALREAARLVAPGGRMLIVDFAPHGLEFLREKQAHRRLGFSHEQIGDWLEEAGLDCTLTRDLPPPAGIRDALTVSIWLGQDRRVRTDWPLQSKNREVA, encoded by the coding sequence ATGCGGCCAGAACAGAACCTCTCGATGAACGAAGCGCTCGTCGCTCTGCGCGCGGCGGGAGAGGAAACGCGCCTGCGGATCCTCGCGCTGTTGTCTGCGGGGGAACTGTCCGTATCGGATCTCACCGACATTCTCGGGCAGTCGCAGCCGCGCATCTCGCGCCACCTCAAGCTGCTGGTCGAATCGGGTCTGGTCGAGCGCCACCGCGAAGGGGCCTGGGCCTTTTTCCGGCTCGCGGACAGGGCGACCGCGACGCAGCTTCTGCATCCGCTGCTTGATGCGCTCGACGGTGCCGACCGGCATGTCGCCGCCGACAAGGCACGGCTTCAGGCCAAGCGTCGTCAGCGCGCAGAAGCCGCGCAGGCCTATTTCGCACGCATCGCGCCGAAATGGGACGAACTGCGTTCGCTGCATGCGGCGGAAAGCGATGTCGAGAAAGCCGTCGCCGAGGTGATCGGCGAGAAGCCGGTTCTCAACCTGATCGATCTGGGCACCGGCACCGGGCGCATGCTCGGACGCCTCGCGCCCCTCGCCGCGCGGGCGGTCGGCCTCGATGCCAGCCACGCCATGCTTTCGGTGGCGCGCGCCAATCTGGAGAAGTCCGGCGTCGGGCGGGTCGAACTGCGCCAGGGTGATATCCATGCACCCCCGGTGGAGGAAAACGCCTTCGATCTGGTGATCATCCATCAGGTCTTGCACTATCTCGACGATCCGGCCCGCGCCCTGCGCGAGGCGGCGCGTCTCGTGGCGCCGGGCGGGCGCATGCTGATCGTCGATTTCGCCCCCCACGGGCTCGAATTCCTCCGCGAGAAGCAGGCCCATCGCCGCCTCGGCTTCTCGCACGAACAGATCGGTGACTGGCTCGAGGAAGCCGGTCTCGATTGTACGCTCACCCGCGACCTGCCCCCGCCTGCGGGGATCAGGGATGCACTTACCGTTTCAATCTGGCTCGGCCAGGACCGCCGCGTGCGGACTGACTGGCCCCTGCAATCAAAAAACAGAGAGGTCGCCTGA
- the metF gene encoding methylenetetrahydrofolate reductase [NAD(P)H] has protein sequence MQARSRATDGTPFRSVSFEFFPPKTPEMEATLWSSIERLAPLGPTFVSVTYGAGGSTRERTHNTVSRIVKETDLKPAAHLTCVAATREDVDEVVKGYHDAGVRHIVALRGDPVEGPGTAYAPHPGGYATSWDLIDGISRIGDFEISVSAYPEKHPDAASLDADIDALKRKVDAGATRAITQFFFDNELYLRYLDKVRARGIDIPIVPGIVPVQNFKQTANFAKRTGASVPDWLAARFEGLEDDVATRKLVAAAVAAEQVIGLIDEGVEDFHFYTMNRADLVYAVCHLLGMRPDQPLQHAA, from the coding sequence ATGCAAGCTCGCTCGCGCGCTACCGACGGCACGCCGTTTCGTTCGGTTTCATTTGAATTCTTTCCGCCCAAGACGCCGGAAATGGAGGCGACCCTGTGGTCGTCCATCGAGCGTCTGGCTCCGCTCGGCCCGACTTTCGTCTCCGTGACCTACGGCGCCGGCGGCTCCACCCGCGAGCGCACGCACAACACCGTGTCGCGCATCGTCAAGGAAACGGATCTCAAGCCGGCAGCGCATCTCACCTGCGTCGCCGCCACGCGCGAAGACGTCGACGAGGTGGTCAAGGGTTATCACGATGCCGGCGTGCGCCATATCGTGGCCCTGCGCGGCGATCCGGTCGAGGGACCGGGTACGGCTTACGCGCCCCATCCGGGCGGCTATGCCACCTCCTGGGACCTGATCGATGGCATCAGCAGGATCGGCGATTTCGAGATCTCCGTCTCGGCCTATCCCGAGAAGCACCCCGATGCTGCGAGCCTTGATGCCGATATCGATGCGCTCAAGCGCAAGGTCGATGCCGGCGCGACGCGGGCGATCACGCAGTTCTTCTTCGATAACGAGCTGTATCTGCGTTATCTCGACAAGGTGCGCGCCAGGGGGATCGATATTCCGATCGTGCCGGGTATCGTGCCGGTGCAGAATTTCAAGCAGACGGCGAATTTCGCCAAACGCACCGGGGCGAGCGTGCCCGACTGGCTCGCCGCGCGATTCGAGGGACTCGAAGACGATGTGGCGACCCGCAAGCTCGTCGCGGCAGCCGTTGCGGCAGAGCAGGTCATCGGGCTGATCGACGAGGGGGTGGAGGATTTCCACTTCTATACGATGAACCGGGCTGATCTCGTCTATGCCGTATGCCATCTGCTCGGCATGCGCCCCGATCAGCCCTTGCAGCACGCCGCGTAA